The nucleotide sequence GAGCAGCAGCGCCTTTACCGGCGCCGCCCGCCCGGCGAATCGCGCCGCCAGATAACGCGCGTCGAACGCGTCGCTCAGCGGCTCCGGCCCCAGTGCCGCGAACGGGCCCCAATCGGCCAGCGCATCGGTTGCGACGATATCGACCGAGCCGAATCGCCGCGGGTCGTTGAGCGCCAGCCGCCGCCCCGCATCGGTTTCGATCAGCAGATGGTCATGCGCCCATGGCTCTGCCGGATCGACGCGCCAGCGCCCCGACATGCCCAGGTGAAAGATCATCGTATCGCCGCGATCGGTGTGAATGAGGCCATATTTGGCGCGCCGGCCCAGCCCCGTCACGCGCGCGCCTGTCATCCGCTGACCCAGGTCGACGGGCAGCGGGCGGCGCAGATCGGGGCGGTTTGCGACGATGCGGGCGATGGTTCGCCCCTCCAGAACGGGGGCGAGCCCGCGCACGGTCGTCTCGACTTCGGGAAGCTCGGGCATACGGACTTTGGAGCTAGTCGGCGCGAGATAGACCCGCAAGGGGACGCGAAACGCTTGGCAGCGCCCGCGCGAAAGGCCATGGGGTGGCCATGACCGACACCGTATCCTTCGGCTATGAAGATGTGGCGCCTGCGGAAAAGACCGCGCGCGTG is from Sphingomonas sp. IW22 and encodes:
- the mutM gene encoding bifunctional DNA-formamidopyrimidine glycosylase/DNA-(apurinic or apyrimidinic site) lyase → MPELPEVETTVRGLAPVLEGRTIARIVANRPDLRRPLPVDLGQRMTGARVTGLGRRAKYGLIHTDRGDTMIFHLGMSGRWRVDPAEPWAHDHLLIETDAGRRLALNDPRRFGSVDIVATDALADWGPFAALGPEPLSDAFDARYLAARFAGRAAPVKALLLDQRVVAGLGNIYVCEALHMAGIAPSRAGGRIAPARLEPLVDAIRAVLLAAIEAGGSTLRDYARPDGELGYFSKQWRVYGREGEDCGCGAPIRRRAEGGRSTFWCPQCQR